The DNA segment GTATTCACTTCATATTAGAAACTAACGTTTTCACCGCCTTGATTTTTAACTGCATCGGTTAATACTGCTGACAATACTTGTTGAGTGCGGTTATCAACCCATACATCATGGATTAATTCGAAATGGTGGCCATTGGTTTTTGTTGCTACCCATATCTGGTGTAATGGTGTTTGTTTGTTTAAGATAATTTGCGAACCATCACGACAGTATAAAGTCAAAATACTGTTGCTGTTTTCATAATCGAGTTCAACATCACTGTCATCAATGATCTCTTCAAAGCTTATTAATAGTTCGTCAACCTGTTGGTGGAATTCTGAATCAGTCATTTTTTATTAATCCTATTGCTTTTAATTTTGTCAGTGCGATTATAAGGGATAGAATTAATTTATCATTGAGTAGGTTATGAGCCAAGCAAGAAAAACAATATTTATTACATTAGCCTTTATGTTTAGCGCTGGTTTACTCAGTGGTTGTGGTATTTCAGGTCCTTTATATGCACCTGGCACGGGACCCGATGCCAAAAAAACCAAACAAATCCAGGTAGCAACACCGGCTACCGAAAGTGTAGAGCGTAATGACGCAGCTGGTAAGACGCTAAGTAGCGACGCAGAATAAACATAACATTGGCACATGATGTGCAGTGAATGAGTTAGTTAGTTTACGAATTAAAAGACAAGGAATAGAGCATTGGATTACTTTAATTATCAGGATGATGGCCGGTTATTTGCGGAACAATGTGCAGTTGCAGACGTAGCAGACAAATTTGGTACGCCAACGTATGTATACAGCAGAGCGACGATTGAACGTCATTGGCATGCATTTAATGATGCTGCTGGTTCGCATCCGCATTTGGTTTGTTATGCCGTAAAAGCTAATTCAAATATTGCCGTGTTAAATGTGCTGGCACGTTTGGGCTCGGGTTTTGATATTGTCTCTGGTGGTGAGCTATTACGCGTGATAGCAGCCGGTGGTGATCCAAGTAAAATTGTATTTTCTGGTGTCGGTAAAACCGTCGCCGAAATTAATTTAGCACTCGATCATAATATTCATTGTTTTAATGTCGAATCGACGCCAGAACTGGAACGTATTAATGACCTTGCACTGAGTCGCGGTGTGCAGGCGCCGATATCGATTCGCGTCAATCCTAATATTGATGCGGGTACCCATCCTTATATTTCGACTGGTCTGAAAGAAAATAAATTTGGTATCGATATTGATTTGGCGGAAGGCGTGTATCAAGTGGCAAGTAAAATGCCGGGGATTAAATTAATAGGCGTTGATTGCCATATTGGCTCACAATTAACCGAGTTATCACCCTTCTTAGACGCGGTAGATAAGCTTTTGCTATTAATTGATAAATTATCAGCGCAAGGTATTGTACTTGAACATCTCGATGTTGGTGGTGGCTTGGGCGTACCTTATAATGGTGAAACACCCCCACAACCGGCTGAATATGTGCAGGCATTAAAAGCTAAATTAGCGGGACGTAAACTGGCGCTTATTTTTGAACCGGGTCGGGCGATCATGGCCAATGCTGGTATTTTGGTCAGTAAAGTTGAGTATATTAAACTTACGGAACATAAAAACTTTGCTATCGTTGATGCGGCCATGAACGATCTTATTCGTCCTGCGTTATATAGTGCGTGGCAAGCGATTGCACCAGTGAACAAATCATTAGAGCGTGAGTGTTTAAACTATGATGTGGTTGGTCCTATTTGTGAGACTGGCGATTTCTTAGGTAAGAACCGTGATTTAACGATCGCGATGGATGATTATATTGTCGTCCGTTCTGCCGGTGCTTATGGTTCGACCATGAGTTCAAATTATAATACTCGTAGTCGCCCTGCCGAAGTGATGGTGGATGGTGATGTGGCACATTTGGTCCGTCGTCGAGAAGGACTGGAAGAGATCTGGAAAGACGAAGCGATTTTACCTGCGGAATAAATTTTACCTACTGAATGAAATAAGGGTTACAGGTTCATATGTTTATACAGTTTTCAAAGATGCACGGTCTGGGTAATGATTTTATGGTCGTAGACTGCGTTACTCAAAATGTATTTTTTAATAATGATAATATCCGACGTTTGGCAGATCGAAATACCGGTATTGGCTTTGATCAACTGTTAGTGGTTGAAGCGCCTTATGATCCTGATCTTGATTTTCATTATCGTATCTATAATGCTGACGGTAGCGAAGTCGAGCAGTGTGGTAATGGTGCACGCTGTTTCGCTAGTTTTGTTCGCCATAAAGGCTTAACCAATAAGACCAAGATTGCGGTAAGTACCAGTGGCGGTAAGATCTCCTTGCAGGTTGAATACGATGGTCAGGTTACGGTGAACATGGGGGTGCCAGAATTAGCCCCGGATAAAATTCCGTTCCGTGCCACCAAGCAGGAAAAAACCTATATTTTACGTGCGTTAGACAGCACGGTATTTTGTGGTGCCGTGTCGATAGGTAATCCGCATTGTGTGACCATCGTCGATGACATTGAAACTGCACCATTGGCCGATCTTGGTCATGCGATCGCCCATCATGAGCGTTTTCCTAACCGTGTTAATGCTGGCTTCATGCAAATATTGTCGCCGGACCATGCCAAATTACGGGTATATGAACGTGGCGTTGGTGAAACCCAAGCTTGTGGCACTGGCGCATGTGCCGCGGTGGTTGTGGGTCAATTACAAGGGAAGCTCGGCCAAGATGTGTGTATTGAGCTGCCTGGTGGTAAATTGCAAATTTCATGGCGAGGTCCAGGTACACCGGTATTTATGACCGGTCCGGCAACACATGTATACGATGGACAAATTAATATATGAGCGACGCTGAAGCTGCGATGTTAATCGCGGCAAACCCTGCTATTTCAGAGCAAAATGTGATTGCTTTTTTGCAGGCTGATCCTGATTTTTTTGTGCGTAATAATGACTTAGTCGATACGCTAGCGATATCGCATGGTGCGCAAGGCTGTGTATCGTTAGTGACATTGCGGTTAGAAAGACAACGCCAACGCATTGCCGATT comes from the Moritella yayanosii genome and includes:
- the lptM gene encoding LPS translocon maturation chaperone LptM, which encodes MSQARKTIFITLAFMFSAGLLSGCGISGPLYAPGTGPDAKKTKQIQVATPATESVERNDAAGKTLSSDAE
- the dapF gene encoding diaminopimelate epimerase, with protein sequence MFIQFSKMHGLGNDFMVVDCVTQNVFFNNDNIRRLADRNTGIGFDQLLVVEAPYDPDLDFHYRIYNADGSEVEQCGNGARCFASFVRHKGLTNKTKIAVSTSGGKISLQVEYDGQVTVNMGVPELAPDKIPFRATKQEKTYILRALDSTVFCGAVSIGNPHCVTIVDDIETAPLADLGHAIAHHERFPNRVNAGFMQILSPDHAKLRVYERGVGETQACGTGACAAVVVGQLQGKLGQDVCIELPGGKLQISWRGPGTPVFMTGPATHVYDGQINI
- the cyaY gene encoding iron donor protein CyaY, whose protein sequence is MTDSEFHQQVDELLISFEEIIDDSDVELDYENSNSILTLYCRDGSQIILNKQTPLHQIWVATKTNGHHFELIHDVWVDNRTQQVLSAVLTDAVKNQGGENVSF
- the lysA gene encoding diaminopimelate decarboxylase, giving the protein MDYFNYQDDGRLFAEQCAVADVADKFGTPTYVYSRATIERHWHAFNDAAGSHPHLVCYAVKANSNIAVLNVLARLGSGFDIVSGGELLRVIAAGGDPSKIVFSGVGKTVAEINLALDHNIHCFNVESTPELERINDLALSRGVQAPISIRVNPNIDAGTHPYISTGLKENKFGIDIDLAEGVYQVASKMPGIKLIGVDCHIGSQLTELSPFLDAVDKLLLLIDKLSAQGIVLEHLDVGGGLGVPYNGETPPQPAEYVQALKAKLAGRKLALIFEPGRAIMANAGILVSKVEYIKLTEHKNFAIVDAAMNDLIRPALYSAWQAIAPVNKSLERECLNYDVVGPICETGDFLGKNRDLTIAMDDYIVVRSAGAYGSTMSSNYNTRSRPAEVMVDGDVAHLVRRREGLEEIWKDEAILPAE